A portion of the Rhinolophus sinicus isolate RSC01 linkage group LG03, ASM3656204v1, whole genome shotgun sequence genome contains these proteins:
- the LMAN1L gene encoding protein ERGIC-53-like isoform X3, which translates to MRNRSGAVWSRAPVLFSGWEVEMQMRVTGLGRQGAQGLAVWYTQGRGEVGSVLGGLASGDGVGILFDSSAQNTQSSPAVHVLASDGHTHSEPLRDGASRVLGSCYRDFRNRPYPFRVRITYWGQRLHVSLNSGLTPNDPDEVCVEVGPLLLAPGGFFGVSAATSTLADDHDVLSFLTYSLREPGPEAPPHPFLEMEQLRLARQLEGLRAKLDLGTREDMIPKLSSKDQGEGERIPDLEETLGRHRQILQALQGLSEQLAQAERQWKKQLGSPGKAGPEGTWVRAAEAGLLQWGREQACHTPRRGPSDPPSMPRTPPARFYPPQRGTATSPGFCQGQHPALWTADSAPGPARDEGCGCSHGLKSPRLLLACGHQASFLRAGPDPEPPAEGPSGPGESGSQGRPPPWPAPRGLLMSAAPPLPGLPLHPDCGLLLLYALQQARAGQEPSGLFAHRQPSPEPCTMHP; encoded by the exons ATGCGGAACCGAAGTGGCGCTGTGTGGAGCCGGGCCCCTGTCCTCTTCTCTGGCTGGGAGGTGGAGATGCAGATGAGGGTGACCGGTCTGGGGCGCCAGGGAGCCCAGGGCCTG GCTGTGTGGTACACCCAGGGCAGGGGTGAAGTCGGCTCTGTCCTGGGCGGTCTGGCCTCGGGGGACGGCGTTGGGATCCTCTTTGACTCCTCAGCCCAAAATACCCAG AGCAGCCCTGCCGTCCATGTGCTGGCCAGTGACGGGCACACCCACTCCGAGCCGCTTCG GGATGGAGCCAGCCGGGTGCTGGGCTCTTGCTACCGGGACTTTCGGAACCGGCCCTACCCCTTCAGAGTGCGGATCACCTACTGGGGACAGAGGCTACAC GTGTCCTTGAACAGCGGCCTCACGCCCAACGACCCAGATGAAGTGTGCGTCGAGGTGGGGCCTCTGCTTTTGGCCCCTGGAGGTTTTTTTGGGGTCTCAGCAGCCACCAGCACGCTGGCAG ATGACCATGATGTCTTGTCCTTCCTGACATACAGTCTGAGGGAGCCGGGTCCAGAG GCTCCCCCACATCCCTTCCTGGAGATGGAGCAGCTCCGCCTGGCGAGACAGCTGGAAGGACTGCGGGCCAAGCTGGACCTGGGCACCAGGGAGGACATGATTCCAAAGCTGAGCTCCAAAGACCAGGGAGAAG GGGAAAGGATCCCTGACCTGGAGGAGACACTGGGCAGACACAGACAGATCCTGCAGGCGCTCCAGGGTCTCTCCGAGCAGCTGGCCCAGGCTGAGAGGCAATGGAAGAAGCAGCTGGGGTCCCCAGGCAAGGCCGGGCCTGAGGGTACCTGG GTCAGAGCAGCTGAGGCTGGGCTGCTGCAGTGGGGAAGAGAGCAGGCATGCCACACTCCAAGGCGAGGCCCCTCTGACCCTCCCTCCATGCCCAGGACTCCTCCTGCCAGATTCTATCCACCCCAGAGAGGGACGGCCACCTCTCCAG GATTCTGCCAAGGTCAGCACCCTGCTCTGTGGACAGCAGACTCTGCTCCAGGACCTGCAAGAGATGAG GGATGCGGCTGCTCACATGGCCTCAAGAGCCCACGTCTTCTACTTGCCTGTGGGCATCAAGCATCATTTCTCAGAGCTGGCCCAGATCCTGAGCCTCCTGCAGAAGGACCTTCGGGGCCTGGAG AAAGTGGCAGCCAAGGACGCCCGCCCCCCTGGCCAGCCCCCAGGGGCCTTCTCATGTCTGCAGCCCCACCTCTTCCTGGTCTTCCTCTTCATCCAGACTGTGGGCTTCTTCTGCTATATGCACTTCAG
- the LMAN1L gene encoding protein ERGIC-53-like isoform X4 codes for MEAVWYTQGRGEVGSVLGGLASGDGVGILFDSSAQNTQSSPAVHVLASDGHTHSEPLRDGASRVLGSCYRDFRNRPYPFRVRITYWGQRLHVSLNSGLTPNDPDEVCVEVGPLLLAPGGFFGVSAATSTLADDHDVLSFLTYSLREPGPEAPPHPFLEMEQLRLARQLEGLRAKLDLGTREDMIPKLSSKDQGEGERIPDLEETLGRHRQILQALQGLSEQLAQAERQWKKQLGSPGKAGPEGTWVRAAEAGLLQWGREQACHTPRRGPSDPPSMPRTPPARFYPPQRGTATSPGFCQGQHPALWTADSAPGPARDEGCGCSHGLKSPRLLLACGHQASFLRAGPDPEPPAEGPSGPGESGSQGRPPPWPAPRGLLMSAAPPLPGLPLHPDCGLLLLYALQQARAGQEPSGLFAHRQPSPEPCTMHP; via the exons ATGGAG GCTGTGTGGTACACCCAGGGCAGGGGTGAAGTCGGCTCTGTCCTGGGCGGTCTGGCCTCGGGGGACGGCGTTGGGATCCTCTTTGACTCCTCAGCCCAAAATACCCAG AGCAGCCCTGCCGTCCATGTGCTGGCCAGTGACGGGCACACCCACTCCGAGCCGCTTCG GGATGGAGCCAGCCGGGTGCTGGGCTCTTGCTACCGGGACTTTCGGAACCGGCCCTACCCCTTCAGAGTGCGGATCACCTACTGGGGACAGAGGCTACAC GTGTCCTTGAACAGCGGCCTCACGCCCAACGACCCAGATGAAGTGTGCGTCGAGGTGGGGCCTCTGCTTTTGGCCCCTGGAGGTTTTTTTGGGGTCTCAGCAGCCACCAGCACGCTGGCAG ATGACCATGATGTCTTGTCCTTCCTGACATACAGTCTGAGGGAGCCGGGTCCAGAG GCTCCCCCACATCCCTTCCTGGAGATGGAGCAGCTCCGCCTGGCGAGACAGCTGGAAGGACTGCGGGCCAAGCTGGACCTGGGCACCAGGGAGGACATGATTCCAAAGCTGAGCTCCAAAGACCAGGGAGAAG GGGAAAGGATCCCTGACCTGGAGGAGACACTGGGCAGACACAGACAGATCCTGCAGGCGCTCCAGGGTCTCTCCGAGCAGCTGGCCCAGGCTGAGAGGCAATGGAAGAAGCAGCTGGGGTCCCCAGGCAAGGCCGGGCCTGAGGGTACCTGG GTCAGAGCAGCTGAGGCTGGGCTGCTGCAGTGGGGAAGAGAGCAGGCATGCCACACTCCAAGGCGAGGCCCCTCTGACCCTCCCTCCATGCCCAGGACTCCTCCTGCCAGATTCTATCCACCCCAGAGAGGGACGGCCACCTCTCCAG GATTCTGCCAAGGTCAGCACCCTGCTCTGTGGACAGCAGACTCTGCTCCAGGACCTGCAAGAGATGAG GGATGCGGCTGCTCACATGGCCTCAAGAGCCCACGTCTTCTACTTGCCTGTGGGCATCAAGCATCATTTCTCAGAGCTGGCCCAGATCCTGAGCCTCCTGCAGAAGGACCTTCGGGGCCTGGAG AAAGTGGCAGCCAAGGACGCCCGCCCCCCTGGCCAGCCCCCAGGGGCCTTCTCATGTCTGCAGCCCCACCTCTTCCTGGTCTTCCTCTTCATCCAGACTGTGGGCTTCTTCTGCTATATGCACTTCAG
- the CSK gene encoding tyrosine-protein kinase CSK, which translates to MSAIQAAWPSGTECIAKYNFLGTAEQDLPFCKGDVLTIVAVTKDPNWYKAKNKVGREGIIPANYVQKREGVKAGTKLSLMPWFHGKITREQAERLLCPPETGLFLVRESTNYPGDYTLCVSCDGKVEHYRIMYHASKLSIDEEVYFENLMQLVEHYTSDADGLCTRLIKPKVMEGTVAAQDEFFRSGWALNMKDLKLLQTIGKGEFGDVMLGDYRGNKVAVKCIKNDATAQAFLAEASVMTQLRHSNLVQLLGVIVEEKGGLYIVTEYMGKGSLVDYLRSRGRSVLGGDCLLKFSLDVCEAMEYLEGNNFVHRDLAARNVLVSEDNVAKVSDFGLTKEASSTQDTGKLPVKWTAPEALREKKFSTKSDVWSFGILLWEIYSFGRVPYPRIPLKDVVPRVEKGYKMDAPDGCPPAVYEVMKNCWQLDATARPSFLQLREQLEHIKSHELHL; encoded by the exons ATGTCAGCAATACAG GCCGCCTGGCCGTCCGGTACAGAATGTATTGCCAAGTACAACTTCCTCGGCACAGCCGAGCAGGACCTTCCTTTCTGCAAGGGCGACGTGCTCACCATTGTGGCTGTCACCAAG GACCCAAACTGGTACAAAGCCAAGAATAAGGTGGGCCGTGAGGGCATCATCCCAGCCAACTACGTCCAGAAGCGGGAGGGCGTGAAGGCCGGCACCAAACTCAGCCTCATGCC CTGGTTCCATGGTAAGATCACGCGGGAGCAGGCGGAGCGGCTCCTGTGCCCGCCGGAGACGGGCCTGTTCCTGGTGCGGGAGAGCACCAACTACCCCGGCGACTACACGCTGTGCGTGAGCTGCGACGGGAAGGTGGAGCATTACCGCATCATGTACCACGCCAGCAAGCTCAGCATCGACGAGGAGGTGTACTTCGAGAACCTCATGCAGCTGGTGGAG CACTACACCTCGGATGCTGATGGCCTCTGCACTCGACTCATCAAGCCAAAGGTCATGGAGGGCACAGTGGCAGCCCAGGATGAGTTCTTCCGCA GTGGCTGGGCGCTGAATATGAAGGACCTGAAGCTGCTGCAGACTATTGGGAAGGGGGAGTTTGGAG ATGTGATGCTGGGCGATTACCGAGGGAACAAAGTCGCTGTCAAGTGCATTAAGAACGACGCCACTGCCCAGGCCTTCCTGGCTGAAGCATCGGTCATGAC GCAACTTCGGCATAGCAACCTGGTACAGCTATTGGGCGTGATTGTGGAGGAGAAGGGCGGGCTCTACATCGTAACCGAGTACATGGGCAAG GGGAGCCTGGTGGACTACCTGCGGTCACGGGGTCGGTCGGTGCTGGGCGGAGACTGTCTCCTCAAGTTCTCACT AGACGTCTGCGAGGCGATGGAATACCTGGAGGGCAACAACTTTGTCCACCGGGACCTGGCTGCCCGCAACGTGCTGGTGTCCGAGGACAACGTGGCGAAGGTCAGCGACTTCGGCCTCACCAAGGAGGCTTCCAGCACCCAGGACACGGGCAAGCTGCCTGTCAAGTGGACAGCCCCCGAGGCCCTGAGAGAGAAG AAATTCTCCACCAAGTCTGACGTGTGGAGTTTCGGAATCCTCCTCTGGGAAATCTACTCCTTTGGGCGAGTGCCTTATCCAAGAATT CCCCTGAAGGATGTCGTCCCTCGGGTGGAGAAGGGCTACAAGATGGATGCCCCCGACGGCTGCCCGCCTGCAGTCTACGAGGTCATGAAGAACTGCTGGCAGCTGGATGCCACCGCGCGGCCCTCCTTCCTGCAGCTCCGCGAGCAGCTCGAGCACATCAAAAGCCATGAGCTGCACCTGTGA
- the LMAN1L gene encoding protein ERGIC-53-like isoform X2: MPVVCGPTPLLCLLLLLLAPDSPDGGRLPQRRFEYKLSFKGPRLALPGAGIPFWSHHGDAILGLEEVRLAPSMRNRSGAVWSRAPVLFSGWEVEMQMRVTGLGRQGAQGLAVWYTQGRGEVGSVLGGLASGDGVGILFDSSAQNTQSSPAVHVLASDGHTHSEPLRDGASRVLGSCYRDFRNRPYPFRVRITYWGQRLHVSLNSGLTPNDPDEVCVEVGPLLLAPGGFFGVSAATSTLADDHDVLSFLTYSLREPGPEAPPHPFLEMEQLRLARQLEGLRAKLDLGTREDMIPKLSSKDQGEGERIPDLEETLGRHRQILQALQGLSEQLAQAERQWKKQLGSPGKAGPEGTWDSAKVSTLLCGQQTLLQDLQEMRDAAAHMASRAHVFYLPVGIKHHFSELAQILSLLQKDLRGLEKVAAKDARPPGQPPGAFSCLQPHLFLVFLFIQTVGFFCYMHFSKQELDKSLQDYLRTGSLPLSPAPCTPRALWGLRRQPLSPSMHA, encoded by the exons ATGCCTGTGGTTTGTGGCCCTACTCCCTTGCTCTGccttctcctcctgctcctggCCCCCGACAGCCCTGACGGGGGCCGTCTTCCTCAGCGAAGATTTGAGTACAAGCTCAGTTTCAAAGGACCAAGGCTGGCATTGCCTGGGGCTGGAATACCCTTCTGGAGCCATCATGGAG ACGCCATCCTGGGCCTGGAGGAAGTGCGGTTGGCCCCATCCATGCGGAACCGAAGTGGCGCTGTGTGGAGCCGGGCCCCTGTCCTCTTCTCTGGCTGGGAGGTGGAGATGCAGATGAGGGTGACCGGTCTGGGGCGCCAGGGAGCCCAGGGCCTG GCTGTGTGGTACACCCAGGGCAGGGGTGAAGTCGGCTCTGTCCTGGGCGGTCTGGCCTCGGGGGACGGCGTTGGGATCCTCTTTGACTCCTCAGCCCAAAATACCCAG AGCAGCCCTGCCGTCCATGTGCTGGCCAGTGACGGGCACACCCACTCCGAGCCGCTTCG GGATGGAGCCAGCCGGGTGCTGGGCTCTTGCTACCGGGACTTTCGGAACCGGCCCTACCCCTTCAGAGTGCGGATCACCTACTGGGGACAGAGGCTACAC GTGTCCTTGAACAGCGGCCTCACGCCCAACGACCCAGATGAAGTGTGCGTCGAGGTGGGGCCTCTGCTTTTGGCCCCTGGAGGTTTTTTTGGGGTCTCAGCAGCCACCAGCACGCTGGCAG ATGACCATGATGTCTTGTCCTTCCTGACATACAGTCTGAGGGAGCCGGGTCCAGAG GCTCCCCCACATCCCTTCCTGGAGATGGAGCAGCTCCGCCTGGCGAGACAGCTGGAAGGACTGCGGGCCAAGCTGGACCTGGGCACCAGGGAGGACATGATTCCAAAGCTGAGCTCCAAAGACCAGGGAGAAG GGGAAAGGATCCCTGACCTGGAGGAGACACTGGGCAGACACAGACAGATCCTGCAGGCGCTCCAGGGTCTCTCCGAGCAGCTGGCCCAGGCTGAGAGGCAATGGAAGAAGCAGCTGGGGTCCCCAGGCAAGGCCGGGCCTGAGGGTACCTGG GATTCTGCCAAGGTCAGCACCCTGCTCTGTGGACAGCAGACTCTGCTCCAGGACCTGCAAGAGATGAG GGATGCGGCTGCTCACATGGCCTCAAGAGCCCACGTCTTCTACTTGCCTGTGGGCATCAAGCATCATTTCTCAGAGCTGGCCCAGATCCTGAGCCTCCTGCAGAAGGACCTTCGGGGCCTGGAG AAAGTGGCAGCCAAGGACGCCCGCCCCCCTGGCCAGCCCCCAGGGGCCTTCTCATGTCTGCAGCCCCACCTCTTCCTGGTCTTCCTCTTCATCCAGACTGTGGGCTTCTTCTGCTATATGCACTTCAG
- the LMAN1L gene encoding protein ERGIC-53-like isoform X1 translates to MPVVCGPTPLLCLLLLLLAPDSPDGGRLPQRRFEYKLSFKGPRLALPGAGIPFWSHHGDAILGLEEVRLAPSMRNRSGAVWSRAPVLFSGWEVEMQMRVTGLGRQGAQGLAVWYTQGRGEVGSVLGGLASGDGVGILFDSSAQNTQSSPAVHVLASDGHTHSEPLRDGASRVLGSCYRDFRNRPYPFRVRITYWGQRLHVSLNSGLTPNDPDEVCVEVGPLLLAPGGFFGVSAATSTLADDHDVLSFLTYSLREPGPEAPPHPFLEMEQLRLARQLEGLRAKLDLGTREDMIPKLSSKDQGEGERIPDLEETLGRHRQILQALQGLSEQLAQAERQWKKQLGSPGKAGPEGTWVRAAEAGLLQWGREQACHTPRRGPSDPPSMPRTPPARFYPPQRGTATSPGFCQGQHPALWTADSAPGPARDEGCGCSHGLKSPRLLLACGHQASFLRAGPDPEPPAEGPSGPGESGSQGRPPPWPAPRGLLMSAAPPLPGLPLHPDCGLLLLYALQQARAGQEPSGLFAHRQPSPEPCTMHP, encoded by the exons ATGCCTGTGGTTTGTGGCCCTACTCCCTTGCTCTGccttctcctcctgctcctggCCCCCGACAGCCCTGACGGGGGCCGTCTTCCTCAGCGAAGATTTGAGTACAAGCTCAGTTTCAAAGGACCAAGGCTGGCATTGCCTGGGGCTGGAATACCCTTCTGGAGCCATCATGGAG ACGCCATCCTGGGCCTGGAGGAAGTGCGGTTGGCCCCATCCATGCGGAACCGAAGTGGCGCTGTGTGGAGCCGGGCCCCTGTCCTCTTCTCTGGCTGGGAGGTGGAGATGCAGATGAGGGTGACCGGTCTGGGGCGCCAGGGAGCCCAGGGCCTG GCTGTGTGGTACACCCAGGGCAGGGGTGAAGTCGGCTCTGTCCTGGGCGGTCTGGCCTCGGGGGACGGCGTTGGGATCCTCTTTGACTCCTCAGCCCAAAATACCCAG AGCAGCCCTGCCGTCCATGTGCTGGCCAGTGACGGGCACACCCACTCCGAGCCGCTTCG GGATGGAGCCAGCCGGGTGCTGGGCTCTTGCTACCGGGACTTTCGGAACCGGCCCTACCCCTTCAGAGTGCGGATCACCTACTGGGGACAGAGGCTACAC GTGTCCTTGAACAGCGGCCTCACGCCCAACGACCCAGATGAAGTGTGCGTCGAGGTGGGGCCTCTGCTTTTGGCCCCTGGAGGTTTTTTTGGGGTCTCAGCAGCCACCAGCACGCTGGCAG ATGACCATGATGTCTTGTCCTTCCTGACATACAGTCTGAGGGAGCCGGGTCCAGAG GCTCCCCCACATCCCTTCCTGGAGATGGAGCAGCTCCGCCTGGCGAGACAGCTGGAAGGACTGCGGGCCAAGCTGGACCTGGGCACCAGGGAGGACATGATTCCAAAGCTGAGCTCCAAAGACCAGGGAGAAG GGGAAAGGATCCCTGACCTGGAGGAGACACTGGGCAGACACAGACAGATCCTGCAGGCGCTCCAGGGTCTCTCCGAGCAGCTGGCCCAGGCTGAGAGGCAATGGAAGAAGCAGCTGGGGTCCCCAGGCAAGGCCGGGCCTGAGGGTACCTGG GTCAGAGCAGCTGAGGCTGGGCTGCTGCAGTGGGGAAGAGAGCAGGCATGCCACACTCCAAGGCGAGGCCCCTCTGACCCTCCCTCCATGCCCAGGACTCCTCCTGCCAGATTCTATCCACCCCAGAGAGGGACGGCCACCTCTCCAG GATTCTGCCAAGGTCAGCACCCTGCTCTGTGGACAGCAGACTCTGCTCCAGGACCTGCAAGAGATGAG GGATGCGGCTGCTCACATGGCCTCAAGAGCCCACGTCTTCTACTTGCCTGTGGGCATCAAGCATCATTTCTCAGAGCTGGCCCAGATCCTGAGCCTCCTGCAGAAGGACCTTCGGGGCCTGGAG AAAGTGGCAGCCAAGGACGCCCGCCCCCCTGGCCAGCCCCCAGGGGCCTTCTCATGTCTGCAGCCCCACCTCTTCCTGGTCTTCCTCTTCATCCAGACTGTGGGCTTCTTCTGCTATATGCACTTCAG